Part of the Candoia aspera isolate rCanAsp1 chromosome 1, rCanAsp1.hap2, whole genome shotgun sequence genome, ataagtgcaaggactgaccataaagttactttttcaatgctgttgtaacttcaaactgtcagtaaacagggcagtcgttaagtgaggtctacGTATAAAGGCTTTGCCTCATAAAGTTCCTGAAGTTTAATCTGCCTCTGAACTTTTGTATTTCATTGCAACTGGCTATATTTTGTCCTTATATTCAGGTTTTATTGTGAGGTCTTCTTTCATAGGAAGCCATCTTGAGTATTTATAAGTATTAGAAGATATTATAAATAAGATTAGCAGCCTAGAGGAATTTTCAAAATAATAGCAAAAATGGCAGTTGATATACTCAATCTGATCAGTGTATAAATTAGTGCGATCATAGGTAGCTGttagaaatacatatttttccacCATGTATTGTATTATTTGCAAATTGACAACTCTTTGGAACTTATCACTTCTGCAAAATTCTAGCCTTCTTTCTGTCTTActgtttcaattcaattcaatttttatTGCAGTGtgtaaaagaacattaaaaagatatatatgaacatgaattttatttttctttgaacaaCAGAACATAATTATAGAATTGTTTTCATACACAGAAAAGTCATTTTGTTGCTTCTTTTTCTCTAAGTAAAACAGCACAGTAATCTATACACATtcgtaagatttttttttctttttatacaacTTTCTCCAATGGAAGCAGATTGCAAGAACATATTGATGCTGGTATATTACATCTACTTACATTATTTAAGAACagtaaatgggagaaaaataagTTATTTAAATATTGATTCATATACAGAAAGTGCAACTTTTGTTAGTTGTTACataatttgcttattttttttttattcccaaaGAGAGATAGCAGTTAGGGTTTAGCATGGACAAAATATGttgcttaaaaataatacaatacataTGTACAGCTATGACTTGGTGAACTGACCTTTATTGCTGCACTACAGTTTGCATAAATAAGATTAATGAGGATTTGTGCTCTAGCATCTTTATTTACAGCATTATCACTTGCACCGGAAGGCAAACTTATAATTAGAACAATACTCAGGAGGACCATGAAGCATGTCCTGCTGACTCTTTGATTAATTGCTGGTTAAAAACCATCCTCCATGGATATTAAAATGGCCTTACTTGTCTGTAGAAGATCAATACAAGAGTCTAGCTTAATGTTGACCGTTTCCAACCTAGGGGTTTTTGTATTACTTAGAATTCCTCTGCAACCTGAAATACtaaattatttaatgttttttcAGAATCAATATGAATAATGGGGAAATGGTCAGCAGTTGCGTCAGTTGTATACTATAATAATATGTAATTCTTATACATAAGAATTGGGtatatatgtgcgtgtgtgtgagaaacaaaagattaaacacaataaaattattttaaaacagtatatAGCAATTATCAACAAAACTAGCGTTGGATTTGTGTATGAATGGTGTCTAAAAACCTCTGATCTTAGTTTAACAAACTGTTTCCTTCCTAATGAATGTATTTCTTGAGATGTATAAAATATTGAATTTTTTCATTCTGTAATTCTGTAAACATGAATCCATAGTGGCATTGTTTATATccttttcttaattctttttttctttagtgagCAGAAATCTTTAATCACTTTTGTGCTTGTCAGAGTAAACGAATAAAATAGGTGAAGGTTGGAGAGGtgagtttttgtttttagtaAAATTCCTCAGATACCTGATAccttaaaggaagaagaaagcagaaaGGTACCTGGTGAGAAAGAGTTTTTGGAAAGGCAATATTACACTTCGCAGAAATGCTCTAAGCTGAATATTGCACTTTTGAAGTTGTAAAACGATTTCCTTTTTAGAGGTAATGCAAAGGGAGGCACAGAGAGGTGATGAGAACCTACGTGAAATTGGGCTTCACCTTCCCAAGCTCAGATTGAGTCCATGGCATCTTCAAACTATTGGGGCATTACTTATCCTGAAAAACCTTCATTATTGTAGCTAGTTAATAGTTAGTAGATACTACTGGACAATCGAAGTGTCAAGCTTATTTGGTATACAACATGTCCAATCatgtacaaaaataaagtttATCTGTATTCACAGAAACAAGAAAGAGATTTTACACTGTATAGTTTAATTGTTTTAGTAAACAAGAACATGGTaccataaagaaaaaaacaaaaccagtttgCTCTAGCAGCCCATTCTAGTAAGTCATTTCAACACCTAGCGATAGACGTGTTTTATCTACTCTTACAGGAATTACAGCTTGAGCCCCCCCCAACAAAAAACTGAAATAGAATTCTTTTTCTGATTCTCTAGGAGATGGGTGGTATTTTGCTTATTCAGTCAGTAACCTTTTCTTCTGGGGCAGAAGGAGAAACCAAAGTCCCACTGATATAGTCAGGATACCAAGTCAAAGCTACAGCAAACTGAACAACAATGCATCACAGTACACAAAATTGCAATTAACATGGAGAAGcatttttaatcatatttatatatttatgtacataCAAAAGGCAAAATATCTTTCAGCCTTTTAGTAATGCCAACCAACATTAACTGCTATAAACATCCTGTTAGCCTGAGAACTAAAGTCTGTGATTTCAAAAACAGCAACTTTACAAAAGATGTTACGAGATACAGCAAATCTTTAGACTAAAAGTCTGTTGCTAAATTAAAACTGCAACAACGAAAGGTCTTGTGAACCTGGAGGCTGGTAAGTAAACTGCTCAAAAGCATTTTAAGGCAAATTAAAACTGGTTgctaaacaaaactttaaaaaatcgaCTTTATTCTAAACAAAGAAggagctttaaaaaaattggtaAGTTGCAATGAAGATAAGCTATAAGCTATACCTGCTCTGGAACTCTGGCCTAGCTACAGTCAGATGGGAATCTGTGGCCATCAGCTATTGGTCTATGCCTCATTTTCTCTTTGTAGGGAAGCTTGAAAGCTGTATGCTCCTCAGCTCTGTCCTCCAGTTCTGCCATCTGGGAAGCTATGCTGGGAAGGTAGAGCtttgttaatatatttttatataaatagctGAAATGGAAAGGATGAGGAAAGAACCTCTGTTAGAGATTTAATCCTTAATACATTTGTTCGTAATTATGTATCAGTAGGATACATAAATTTGAATGTATGTTTAGGGCTAAAAATCCTTAATGGTCAGTTAGCTACACTTTAGCCTTTGAATAGAACCAAAGTATTTAGatcggggtttctcaaccttggcaactttaagatgtgtgggcatcaactcccagaattccccagccacacatcttaaagttgccaaggttgagaaacactgatctagaggctagagccagtttggtgtaatggcgaaggcatcaggctagaaaccaggagactgtgagttctagtcctggcttaaGCACAAAGcccactggatgaccttgggccagtcactttctctcagctccaggaaggaggcaatggcaaaccacttctgaaaaaacttgccaagaaaactgtagggactcagagaatcggacacaattgaacggattaaaaaacaaaatctatttGCTACTATCTACTACCTCCTCTCATTCCTGGGAGAAAAACTGTAGATGTTTGCTGTTGTTCTTGTTGAATTTTCAAGAATGTAGGAATAGCTCTTTTTTGTAATGGCCAAAAGCAAGCCTACAAGTCCTTAGCAAACTAAAATAATTTGTTGTGCCTTTTCTTTGAGGAAAaatcagatgataccacttctcTATTGTGGAGAGCCGATGCTACAGTTTTATGCAAAGCAGGGATGGAACTTCAAAGATCTCCAGCCTTCTCAAGGACCAGATTTGCTTGGTTCTGGGGCAATTAATGATgaaactgcttttaaaagaaatggtAGGTTTTCCAACAGAGAGATACTATATTCCAGAATGGGTTAAATTGTCTCTGGGTTCAAAAGTCTCGCTGCTGCTAAAAGCTTGCTTATATGCCTCTCTTCAGTGATGCCGGCCTCGTGAAGCGAAGTTTGTGATAGAGAAGGCACTTTACTTAAGTCATTGATTCCTGCAGCTCTGAGAGAGACTGAGTACATTGGCAGGCCAACAGAAACCAGCCAATCGGTTATGGAAGAGATGTTTCCAGGGGATACAGGTTTTCGGCAAATTTCAGTGAGGCCACCACTTGGAATCTGTAGCAAAAGCAAAGAGAATTCAACCAGTTGTTTGGCTTTTTCTCTAGtttgaaaaaaaagtaacagCAATTTGTTCCATGTACAATATAAAGAAGCTGCTGGACTTAACTGAATTCAAGTTAAATACATATTTACTTCATGTGAGAGAATGTGAGAACATACTTCAGTTTTTCCCTTGGGGAACTGGCATGGTGAGAGCACTAAATTAATTATTCtttgaataatttttttcagaGTTCTTTCTGGTGACTTCAGTAATGCCTTCCTTAAAGTAAATAATGCAAAAGTACACACCCAAATTCTTGTATGCTTATAGTGAACGGTCACCTGGAATTTCACACTAAATGGTCATCTGCTTCATGGCATCAGCTTCTAACAGCCCATGTGGAAGCAgcacattaaaaaatagaaaacattatCAAGAAGTCTTTTAATGCAAGGGTGCCAGAGATATATTGGGAGCAAATACTGTGCAGCTAACTCAGTGCTGGTGGAGGACACTGATTGATAGGTACATGTAATCAAAGATTCCATCATCTGTCAAGGACAGTGAGACAGTTGCCAGTATCTTTCCTATCAGTCTTTCACTAGCACTGGAGAGGTTGGTGGTTGTCACCATTGCCAAGAAACCAAACATAAGGCTAGTTTTATATGTGAGTTTTTTAAACATGAGAATATAACGCTGATCATCTTCTAATGCGCAACCTATTCAAGGTATATTTTTTCCAACCTGCAATTAGAAgtgacaaaataacaaaaaaactcagtttttctttgcttttgtcaCAGGCCCTTGAACTTGCCACAGGGCATTTAATGCAGACTTACTGCCATACGGTGCTGCTTTCTCAGCTGCTTCACCCGTATTTGGTCCAGGTTCGTAGCAACATCCTTTTCAGGCTGATCTAAGTCTTCAGCGTATCTTTGCACCAAAGGCTCAGGAATCCCACAACGGCCATGCTGCAGATTTTCAGATGGAGATCCAAGTTATAATGAAATGAGCAACATTCTAGTTAATCAAAGTGTTCCTTCAGGTATTAAGTAATGGTTCCTTAAGAAACTGTAAGAAGCTTAGACTGGCAGCTATTCTTTTCAGATGCACATCTATATTTacggtttgatttttttttcagtagtttGTATAAGGGTTTTCTGTGAATTATCAGGTAGTAAAACTATTTCTTAACAAGCCTTAAGAAAATTATTGGGAGACTTACTTTGCTATGTCATCCTTGTGCTGgttttgaaatgaaatattttaagcaGGCTTCCCTAATCTGTTGCTCTCCAAATGTATTTCCCATAATTTCCAATGTAGATCGGGTTTATGAGTGTTAAACCCAAGAGACCTGAAAGGCATCgtattggggaaggctgatcttgAGGATATCATTGGTGTAAAGAGCCTCACCTACCAAAATTAAAGCTCTTTAAAAAGGCAGAGTTCAATATGCAAACTTTGTCACTAAAATTGATGGAACTAAGATGTCCCTAGAGAGCCAgattggtggagtggttaaggcacccagctagaaactgggagactgtgagttctagtcccaccgtaggcacaaagccagctgggtgaccttgggcgaaactttctctctcagccctaggaagcaggaaatggtaaaccacttctgaaatcttgccaagaaaagatttgcagggacttgtcctggcagtcatcaggaatcaacgctgacttgaaggcaccaaaaaagagaTGTCCCTAATTTTGCTTGATTGAGCCCAATCCAAGTAATATAAAAATGAGTATGATTTGTTGCTTTGGCAAAGGCTAATTTTACATACTCATGGGCAATCCTGTATAGATAGTGGCCTTTAGTGGTAGCCactatctacagtatattgtcCATGAGTATGTAAAATTAGCCTTTGCTGCCATACAGATTATGTTCATCACATGGAAACTACATCAGAGTTAGGATTTGTAACTTCTGTAACATTATTGGTATACAGTAGTTCCCACATTGATAATTACTgatattcaaaaagaaaaactttcagtAGAATGGTGAAAATTGATTAGTACACTATACAGATCTGCCAATTGGCTTGCTCACTACATGGAACAGTGTATGCCTACATATGACTGCTAAAATATATGGATGCATTTGGGATATGATAAAAGACACTCTAAAAGCAAAAAGAATTGAACAGGCATTCAAAAGAATGAATGTTACAAAATGTTTAACCTTCCAGTACCTTATCAGAATATGGGTCCTCTGTAAGATCGATATCTTCAGACTGCAGCTTGTTTTCTATCAACATTTCAAGATCCAGTCCTCTATTACAGGATATCTTCCTTACTGAAGAAGGATCTAGCTTTAGCACATGTTGCTGGACACTAGCTGTTTCTGGAAGGTCTGACAGCCAAGGAGGCCTTATGCTGGAAGGACTTTTGGGTTCCTGATCAGGAAATGTTCTGCATGCAGTCAATTCATGGGAACTGGAGGAGCCAGGCGGGTTATGTTTTTTTGCTGGCAAAGACGGTACATCTGAACAAGAAAGAGCTGAGGGGAGATGACAGTGTCCATTAGAAATGCGCTCTCTGTTTTTTTTTGCAGGGACTGGTGGTGGCTGTGAAGATGCTTTTGGTTGTATTTTTGCTTCACCCACGTCCTTCTGATCAGTTTCCATATTCTCTTTGGAGATAGAACGATTAGCTCTTCCAAGATCAAGGGTGCCTTTTTTACAACTTTCAAAGGGAGTCCAGGTCATACCATATGAAAGTGAAGGTGTCTGAATATCACAGTTCTGAGTCAAACACCGAGGAAGCATTCTAGCAGAAGGCATGGTTGCCGAGAAGTGgaattccctttttttccccttaagtgcATCAACAACCCCTTTTCTTTGATTAGCCATCAACAGTTTTATCATCTGCTCACCATCTTCAGAATCAGTTGACTTTTTTGTTGAATCCAGAGGTAAGGTATTCACTGATTTTATATTATCAGTGCCAATGTTTCCATGAAGATCTCCAAGAGAATGGGATCTTGGCCACACGGGCATACTGGGGGTACTTTCTAAAATCTCCCAGCTTCGATAGATACCAATTGGCAaacttctgcctttcttcttgaGGCCCATGGCTGCTGGGGGCTTGAGACAGCTTTTTGAAATTTGATGCACACAGCTGAACTGGGTCTTCTCTTCTTGTTGAAAAGCTTTTGTTGATTTAGTTAAGGGTAGTTTTGGAAAACTCACCAGTGGGTTTTGGTGGAAATCCTTAAAACTGTATTCACTGGCTAATTTTGAGGGCAGGAGACAAGGCTGTCGCATTTTAGCTGAAACAAAACGAAATAAACATTACATGTTTATAAAAGAAGTATATCTTTGAAAGAAATCATACTTACTGGAAACGTGGGCTTTTATGTAtgggttggcttttttttttcattttcataaatgaagtattattgaaatcagtgggaaaaTTACAGATTTCTTCAGAGTTTTAGGGTATGATCCATAAAACAAAATCCATCATGAGACAGATGGAAATTTAATTTATAGAATCTGTTAATATCCATTTTAAAATACTTCTGAGCCCAACTTCTGTAGAAGAAAACCATATATCTTGGAATGCTACATAGGAAACAGGCAAATGTTAGGAAAACTTTCTTACAGCTCATTAGTATTGACAGAATACTCCACCTTTAGATGCCACCGGCTTATCTGGTGGCAACTTGGTGCTGAGCCTGCTCTATCATCACTCCTAACAGATGGAATGCGTTCCTGGGTAATTTCAGGATTCTACTTTCTTTGCAGGCCTTTGAAAGAGTAAGCTTGGCTTTTAATAACAATGAGTTTTAAATGGCTTTAATATGAATGTAATGTTGCTCATCCcatgttattttgttttaatgtacaAAATGGTTTAAATTTTAATGTAAATCACCCTGAACCATTTAGGTAGGATGGTCTAGTAATACTGTTTACTGTTACTACTAAtaggaaatatatttattatccCCCAGCTCTGACAATAGTTGCACAGCTGTTTTACTTTCTTATTCACAGTGCATAGATCATTTGAACATTAAAAGCATTTTGTATGGTAGAAAATAAGAGAGGTGTTAAGGCAAATGAAGATGAACTCAAAGAACTGTTTCTTCACACAGTGAGATGACAATCCCAGGAACCACAGGGAAGCCACAGATACTGCCTTCTATCACAAGTTAGGAATCAGTATGTATTTGATCTCTGTTTGCAATGAAATCCTAGAAATTACAGCACAGAACAGTTATGGAAAATAGTATTTCACATACTAGGGAAACCACAGCAAATTCCTGCATTCCTGCTTCACTTTAAAATAAAGCATGGCTGTAGATTTTACACCATTTCTTGATCATGTTAGAAGTGGTATCTATAAAGCACAGATAGAAATACCATGGAGAGGATATTCTGTATCAGCCCAAAAGAAAAACTGTCAATGGAAGCAAGTCATCCAATGAATACCTTAAGGTTGTATCAACCTTGAAAGGTACCTTTTGTTACAGTATTAGGGTACCTTGCAAATGTTCCTATGTTGCATCCAGAGGAGGATCCAATTTTCATTCTGAATGTGTAACAGGGCAAGTGACACATGTAAGAACTGATCATTTACAGAGTTaggaaaaaacagcaacaactggAAGAATGGAAATAATACCTAGCACTTTGATTCTGGGAGAACAACAAAAGCTACTATCTCTTGCTTAAGACGTAGCTCTTTATATTGCACAATTAGTAGCAAGTCTTTACTCAGCGGTGTCTGTCAGCAAAATGCAATGATTTCAAAATGATGAAGTCACTGAGCATGGGACTCAACTTAGCACCTGCACCACGCCTGATGCAAATGCACTGTCACTGGCATCACAATACTTGTATCATCATCTGCTCCGCCCTTGTCCCTCCCAAATACCCATGCTTCATTATTTATCTTTGATGTAGATGTAGGGAAACAAAACATCGAGGATAATGTGATGTTAACTGTACTGTTGCAGTTTGTCTAAGTTTTAAACTTTCAATAGCAATCAGGACCACAGTATATGAAAAGGGCCAGTTTAATCCTTCTCTCAGTTCATTTGACATTTCCCTGAACCTGAAAGGGTTATCTCAGGAGAGAATTTTCAGTTGCTCAACTGGAAATTTCCCAGAGCTGGAGATGTGGAGGGACAGGCAAATTAGACACAGTAAAACAAAACTCCTGCACTTGATACAGCTTCTGCTTAACCATTCTAAAGCTAAATGAATGTAggcaataaatgtatttatttggactgcagaaaaggagaaaatggcaaaaagatCCTAAAACACATTACTGAAATGCTCTTATAATCTTAAATTGTAAACTTTCTGTGCATTAGTGTGGTATTTGGATTCAAACAGATCCCTGGCAGATATTATATGCATTGATTTGGGGGAACCAACGTGACTTTAGGTAAACCCAGAATATGCTTCTCTATATTATACCACCCACTTCTTgtgctgaagcctgttgttcagAAAGAGATGCATTCCATTTACATGTGTCTGAGAGAAGCTGTGATCACTAGGATAGTGCACAGCAGGCGGTTCTCACTTTACTGACTGTCAGTGCTTCCTTCTAGTTGACATGCTGCAGTTTACATAAAAGGCTCCAGTAGGAGCTCAGCAACCCAGCGCTTTGagcccagaaggatgccatgtGCATTTCAAGCAAATAACTTATTCCCTAGAAAATGGCTCGGAATAATTTCCTCAACCTGTTGTAAGCAGAGGAGTTAAATCTTCACTTGAAGCACTTCCTCATTATGCTTTTGCACCAGCAGAGCAAACTTCATTCACCACTGCTTGCATGCAGGAAAAGGGTGGGGCCCTTTATACTACATGAATATTAAAAAAGCAACTACGAAAAGCAAAGCTGAAAAAGAAGTGTTTCATATGCACTGCAGGGAAATGCTCAGAATCTTGGAAAAGTGCACAAACCCCATAAACTAAGTGGGTCTCCACTAATTAGGACTGCAACGGTTGTTTTGTTACATTATGACAATGAAAACTCTGCCAAAATCACCACTAAAAGGAGTTCTGTAAGTGCTGTTCCTGGAAACAGAATCTGGTGCTCCTTTAGAAGCTAATGAATTAGGCATGCCGTTCAAATGAGCGCAGCTGAGATTACCATTCTCCAGGTTTTCACTGCTTTCATAGCAGCCTGAGTCCCGGGGAGAACATCCACTGAGGTCTTGGCCATCTACAAGGAGTTTCTCCTGGGAGCCCGACTGGTCACTGTTACCTTGAGGACAAGACAGTAATAGCAAAACTGAGAAAGTGGCATTTATACAGATTGAAAACAATCCCTTTTATACCAAGCAACCTGTAAAAGAACATGTTATAAGCAAAAGCTTGGAGTACTTCAGCTTGAGAAGACAGTGAGAAAGGAGGGAGAAGATGAAGGGATTTTCAGCTATCGTTGCTAAGCAGTTTTGCTGCAACACAGCCACTGCTGGATATGTTTGAACTTAAAATTCAAGGTCTACAAATGGAACCCTCGTGGGGTTCCTCAGTCTTTCCACCCTGGAGCAGAGCATTCAGGAGGCTGGAAAAACAGAACCCTCCTTCTCTGTGCTTCCTATGGACAAGATGCTTTTGCTCATGCTGCTACTGTGtaattaaattaatgtaaattaaattttCAGGTGCTGTGGGGAAAACTGGGAATTCTTCTCCAGCTCAGAATTTATTCAGGGGCTTCTTCTCCAGTGATCTTTACAAGCCCTGCCTTGGCAGGTTCTCTAGTTACAAGCCGCCTTACCCTCTATGGAAGTCTCCCGATGCACAGTGACACTTATTTCTTATAAACCATTTATGATTATTCTATATTCTCTCTAGCTCCCTGCAAGCCATGATTTTCAACATCTATGAGGTTCACAATTAGAGTCTCCAAACTCCCAAGTAGGTATCAGATCCGTAGCTATGTACTGGAAAAGAAGATCTATCTCACTGTCATATTCCTGTAGGAGCTCCACCGCTGTCAAGAGAACAGCTCGGTGCTCTGGATCCCGAATGTTGAGCTCATCCAAATCTTCTTCTTCCAGGAGCTTGAAGGTGTCTAAGTCTTCATAGCCATTGAAAAGAAAGGTCGGCATGTGCTCCTGTGTCAAAGAGAGATGCTACTTTCAATGCAGTGTATACTTTGCAAGTTTTTTGTTTCTAATCAGTGAATACTGATTGCTGGATTACTATCATAATTATATTGATTTGTAAGTATACAAGGAATATTTTGAGCCATACCATTTTAGGTGCTATAAAGAGGATATGCAGTAGTAAAGGTAAACATACCCTTCCTTTATGTCACCCTCAGCCAATACAAACTTCCACTCTCTTTTGACTGTGGTGGATTTTGTATGCTGTATTCCTATACGAATTCCTCTGCAACACAGCTGTCACACACTTCAGTGCCAATGTGAAATTTTCCTCACGGATGTGCCACATTGGCAGATAATCCATCAGATGGAATAATATACAAGGGAAGAAGTGACTAAGAAGTTAATATGCTAACTCCTTGAGTTCTGCATTCAACACATAATAGAGACTGTGTGATTCCACCCTGAATAACCTCAAGTCAGAGCCTTTACTGGCTTTCTGTGCTGCTGTCCTTAGAAGAATCTGACTGGGGGCTAATATCACCGATACAAATACTTCTTCCATCTATGCCCTCCCCCATTCGTGAATTCCAGATGTGAATGTTCTTGCCATCTTCACtctttacttatttttttctcttctatccTGG contains:
- the SASH1 gene encoding SAM and SH3 domain-containing protein 1 isoform X3, translating into MSREQSDDESEESVKFKRLHKLVNSTRRVRKKLIRVEEIKKPSTEGVDDHSLDIPAGPDGRPALYSGIHKKQLFLDNSSEKQPDDESDSLTISPSSSSLDTWGTNKKLLKTFSKSDSRGLIKPPKKLGTFFSYPEEEKIPKVCRSLTDGEMKNLGSLNHGRTCSFGGFDLANRSLHIGNSSDQIGKDGDFVYKEVIKSPSTSRISLGKKVKSVKETMKKRMSKKYSSSNLSEQELNLDVRAESLQAPQPDTDSLDKPKLKAGGSVESLRSSLSGQSSMSGQTVSTTDSSTSNRESVKSEDGDDEELAYRGPFCGRARVHTDFTPSPYDTDSLKLKKGDIIDIISKPPMGTWMGLLNNKVGTFKFIYVDVLNEEEEKPKRPTRRRRKGRLPQPKSVEDLLDRINLKEHMPTFLFNGYEDLDTFKLLEEEDLDELNIRDPEHRAVLLTAVELLQEYDSNSDQSGSQEKLLVDGQDLSGCSPRDSGCYESSENLENAKMRQPCLLPSKLASEYSFKDFHQNPLVSFPKLPLTKSTKAFQQEEKTQFSCVHQISKSCLKPPAAMGLKKKGRSLPIGIYRSWEILESTPSMPVWPRSHSLGDLHGNIGTDNIKSVNTLPLDSTKKSTDSEDGEQMIKLLMANQRKGVVDALKGKKREFHFSATMPSARMLPRCLTQNCDIQTPSLSYGMTWTPFESCKKGTLDLGRANRSISKENMETDQKDVGEAKIQPKASSQPPPVPAKKNRERISNGHCHLPSALSCSDVPSLPAKKHNPPGSSSSHELTACRTFPDQEPKSPSSIRPPWLSDLPETASVQQHVLKLDPSSVRKISCNRGLDLEMLIENKLQSEDIDLTEDPYSDKHGRCGIPEPLVQRYAEDLDQPEKDVATNLDQIRVKQLRKQHRMAIPSGGLTEICRKPVSPGNISSITDWLVSVGLPMYSVSLRAAGINDLSKVPSLSQTSLHEAGITEERHISKLLAAARLLNPETI